TCTAGCTGTCTTTTTCAATCATGCCTTCTCATGAAAATGGCTATTGGCTTGCAAGTAATTGCTTGGTGGCCCAGCTTTTTTTAGTTTTATATATCACTCGTTGCTGATTTTTTCCCCTTCAGAAACTGAGTTTGGTGAATGGTGTGCTGTTCACTGGTGGATCAGAGAAGCAAGGTGTATACTTTGAGACAATTAAAAAATCGTTTCAGGTAGATTGCTTTTTTAAACACTGTTTGAAAGTATCCTGCACTTTTATTATTGAATTACAGTACAACATATCGCATTCCAGTATTATAACTTTGCATAATCTATTTTATATGCctaagggtgtttggatacgaggtgctaaactttaacaaggtcacatcggatgttcggatgctaattaggaggactaaatatgaactaattacaaaactaattgcacagatggagtctaattcgcgagatgaatctattaaggctaattaatccatcattagcaaatggttactgtagcaccacattgtcaaatcatggactaattgggcttaatagattcgtctcgtgaattagactccatttgtgcaattagttttgtaattagactatgtttaatacttctaattagtatccaaacatccaatgtgacgggtgctaaagtttagcagggggtatccaaacaccccctaagcctgAATGATAGTGATTATTGAACCAAATAATCACAATTTACTCTGACAAGTTCTTTTTTTCCCTGTCAGTATGCCTTGGACAGGAATGACGCAGGTGAACCATTTCCTGTGTTTGCTCAATGCCTAGGCTTTGAGCTTGTAAGCATGATTGTCAGCAAGGTAATTTAACTTCTCACAAATTTATCAACTTAGAAGTGTAATAATTAAAATATCAAAGGTAATCTTCTAACTTATTAATTATTTTCATTACGAAATCGATAGACTCGTACACCCGAGCAATAACAGTAATGCTTAGCTTGAATTTAGAATGTTTACCTTTGCTTGTCTGGTGTAAAGCACTGGAGCAAAGTACTGCAGTCTTCTCTTCCATGAAGACATCATTATTCCTGTTCATTTTGCCAATACTGGGCAGTGGGCACTAATTGTTCTTTTCCTATGTTGCTAGGACAATAATATCTTGGAAATGTTTGACGCCCAGAATCAAGCATCTACTCTTCAGTTTCCCAGCTATTCTTTCGAGGGTACGGTGTTTCAAAGGTAGAGGTAGCTGCTTCATGCAATCATGCTCAAGCAAGTCTTTTATTTGCTACTGCTTGCTGTGGATGTTTAGAAAGACAATTTTTTTTGGGGGTGCTATCAAGATGATGCACGTAGAGAAACTATGGTTCAGCTTAAATGACATAAAATGATTCCCATGGAATTGCATATTTTTATTACTGTGTTATCAAAAGTGAAACTGTAGAATTTCCAGATGGGTTAAAGTAATGTATTTTACGATTCAGATAGCTTCAGAGATGGCTAATGGAACATAATTATATCTAGATTGGATTGTACATAACTAAATGCACTAAAACAGAGTGATTAATTTTAAGACGGGTGGAAAAATAAATTGTGTATGAAGGGCTACTACATTCAAAGATTTGATGTTCATGGTCTTTTATTTTCTACCTGTGCTCTTTGTGAATTCCTCCTGTCCTAACTTACTGAGTGGAAATTGTTCACAGATTTGACTCTGACCTCATCAAGAAAGTCAGCACCAGCTGTCTTGTCATGCAAAATCACAGAGTAAGTGCCCCTACTGGTCCTGCTTACATCTTTTCTCTCtcagtttctttttctttttttacttcAGCACCACCAACTTTCATGCAGCAGGCTGGTGATTATGATTGTATTTTACTATTTTATATGGAACAACTGAACTTAGTTACAAATTTAAGTTTGCTAACATAGCTTAATTTCTTCCTTGGTCACAGTATGGTATTTCACCAAAGCGTTTCCGAGAGAATGGTGAATTATCAAGTTTCTTCAGAATCTTGACTACATCGCCTGATGAAAATGGCAAGGTATAAATATCATACTTCTGCTCCTAGTCCTACATGCTAGTCTCTCTCGAAGGTGTCAAGTGGTATAAGTTGAACAGCTTTGATGAACTTGCGAATATACCGAAGTATCCGATCTGTATTAAAGCTCATCAATTCTTCCATTGCACAATTTAACATTCTTTCATTTGTCAAATCAGGTCTACGTCTCAACCGTACAAGCAAATAAATATCCAATCACTTGCACACAGTGGCATCCTGAGGTATGCTAGTTGTAGTTGTTTTGGGAGTTTCCATGCTCTATACTCTCATGGATTCTATGTTTTTTGGTTCTCTATGATTCTTTAATGTTCAAAAGTGATATACCATATTGTGGTCACTTACCAAACAGCAATGATTATATGCCACTATAAAAATTATCCTCATTGCAGAAAGCCATTTTTGAGTGGAGAAAACCAATGATACCACACAGTGAAGAAGCAGTACAAGTTACTCAACATTTTGCTAATCATTTTATCAGGTTCGTGGTTGTAACCTCTTAATATAGATTCCAATTTGGTGATGCTTTATCTGGCTATTTGTGGGTTCACTGATCATCGTTATCATTCTTTTGTGGAAATATACTCTAATCAATAGAAAACTGCAcacctcttttctttttctgtccGTCACTATTATGGCAACATATATGCAAGAAGgagccatctttttttttcaatgctATTATGTGAACTGCGCATGAAAGAAAAATGGATACCATGCTTAGATAACTCTTCTCTCGGACGTGAAACAGCCAAGCTCGCAAGTCTCCCAACAGACCTCCTGCGGACAAGGTGCTTGATAACCTGATCTACAACTACAGCCCCACATTTAGCGGAAAAACCTCGTGAGTCTTAACTTTTATCTGCTACTAGGCTGCTACCCTATGTACCCTCGTATCAGCTGAATCAATGTCTTCATTCTTGCCAGGAAATCTTTTGAGGAGGTTTACATATTCTCCTAAGACTGGAGCAGGCGGCAGAGGGTCCTCCTGAACCAGCATTCAATTGCTATTGTGTTATGGCTGTGTATTTATCATACCTGTATTGTTCTCTTGCCGCCATATTGGTGGGCGCTGCTGTATTATTGTGGACTCGCAGTCGAGCCACCATCGCCTTCAGCAGGAACATATATGTACTGAACTGAAACATACCTTGAAGAGTATGTATGTTTATATGTGAGAGTTTGGAATCTAAAAGTTCTCCAAATCTGTGGACCTTTGGAAATTGAAAGACTGACCCAACTGATAGTTGAATGctcttttctttcaaaaataaaCTAGTTGAATGCTCTGAGATCTGATTGGCGAAATCCATCGAGACCAAAAGTTGTGAATGTCGCTTCAGGTGAAAGGTCGGTACCATTGCCATTCGGAAATGCATGCGCTGCGGAGATTCTAGTTCGGGCGACAGATCCGCAATGACTCGGCTCGACCATCTTGCGCCATGCAGCATCGTCGCTTGTGACACCTCACCCATGCGGCCGGCGCAATGCTCCGCCGCATCAGCCATCAGCCGCGCCATGGAACCGGCCAAGCACCTTAGCTGATGCCATGCGCCGCGTTCCTGCCCAAAACGGGTCTCGTCCTGTTGCGCTCCTCGCGCCAGGGGCCCGCCGCCCTGGCCGCTGCTCCCGCGCCAACACCAGCAACCGGCGGGGACCCAGGCGCCGGCGCCTGCCGCTCTCGTTGGGGGTGATGACACGCATACTTGCGGTGTCTCCTTCCAGGAGCGTCGCCAATCCCTtcgctccgcggcggcgggggatcgccgtcgccggagcttCGCCGCTGCGTCGATGGGCTCGCCGGGACGGGAAGGGAGAAGCGCGATCCAGTTATTTTGACTTTGCTACCTAGTTTGGATCGCGATGAATAATCGTGATCCGATTATTTACAATTCAAACCCTAAACTTTTCATTAAACCCCCCATTTTGggtcgcgattaataatcgcgatccgattatttatATTTTGCCCCTTGATATTTTCAGATCAGCCCTC
This sequence is a window from Setaria italica strain Yugu1 chromosome III, Setaria_italica_v2.0, whole genome shotgun sequence. Protein-coding genes within it:
- the LOC101782252 gene encoding gamma-glutamyl hydrolase 2; the protein is MDSSRGPHLLLPLLLPALLVLALAPSSARAAEPGVIRLPSGKAGARACAAPADPAAYDRPVIGIVSHPGDGAGGRISNGTATSYIGASYVKFVEAAGARVIPLVYNEPEERLLEKLSLVNGVLFTGGSEKQGVYFETIKKSFQYALDRNDAGEPFPVFAQCLGFELVSMIVSKDNNILEMFDAQNQASTLQFPSYSFEGTVFQRFDSDLIKKVSTSCLVMQNHRYGISPKRFRENGELSSFFRILTTSPDENGKVYVSTVQANKYPITCTQWHPEKAIFEWRKPMIPHSEEAVQVTQHFANHFISQARKSPNRPPADKVLDNLIYNYSPTFSGKTSKSFEEVYIFS